The following are encoded together in the Cololabis saira isolate AMF1-May2022 chromosome 5, fColSai1.1, whole genome shotgun sequence genome:
- the b3gnt9 gene encoding UDP-GlcNAc:betaGal beta-1,3-N-acetylglucosaminyltransferase 9, with protein sequence MLRKVAMVRRILHVKGDVMCTLVLLVLFCLLLYTHQVVLSPGWSRPVWKLEIHGSTSASRTLLGASGAKGSPGPPGFPSKTQLPPCKPQHKPKSLKTKSKLQTKPKSRRKKVLPTQTARNPLPTMPLFDFEGYLREKDKRNFQLLIDQPEKCLAAGEPGSDSPYMLIAVKSTAADFDKRQVVRRTWGKEGNVQHGVSIRTVFLLGVPRNRTALPLWDRLLAYESRSFRDILLWDFEDTFFNLTLKETHFLEWVNTSCPHVKFIFKGDADVYVNVENILEMLQDQAPEEDLFIGDIIVHAKPIRRRSSKYYVPEFVYGVGLYPNYAGGGGFVMSGHTARKLGSACQQVELYPIDDVFLGMCLQLIGVKPSRHQGFRTFGIPRPSSAPHLQTFDPCFYRELMVVHSLSVPQIWLMWNLLHDPELSCHNRSNGAARPFRWREEEEAAEETVEEDYGPKQVFVTH encoded by the exons ATGCTGAGGAAGGTGGCGATGGTGAGGAGGATCCTCCACGTCAAGGGAGACGTGATGTGCACGTTGGTGCTGCTCGTGCTCTTCTGTCTGCTGCTATACACCCATCAG GTGGTGCTCTCCCCAGGATGGAGCAGGCCTGTGTGGAAGCTGGAGATCCACGGCTCCACCAGCGCCAGCCGGACTCTGCTGGGAGCCAGCGGGGCCAAAGGGAGCCCGGGGCCCCCAGGG TTCCCATCAAAGACACAGCTGCCTCCCTGTAAGCCCCAGCACAAACCCAAATCCCTGAAAACTAAATCCAAACTTCAAACCAAGCCCAAGTCACGCAGGAAGAAAGTTCTGCCGACCCAGACGGCGAGGAATCCCCTGCCAACGATGCCGCTGTTCGACTTTGAGGGCTATCTGAGAGAAAAGGACAAGAGAAACTTCCAGCTGCTCATCGACCAGCCGGAGAAATGTCTCGCTGCAGGAGAACCGGGATCTGATTCTCCCTACATGCTCATCGCTGTCAAGTCCACTGCAGCTGATTTTGATAAACGCcag GTGGTGCGTAGAACATGGGGCAAGGAAGGGAATGTTCAACACGGCGTATCTATCCGTACCGTGTTCCTGCTGGGGGTTCCCAGGAACCGCACGGCGCTGCCGCTCTGGGACCGACTCCTGGCCTACGAGAGCCGGAGCTTCAGGGACATCCTGCTCTGGGACTTTGAGGACACTTTCTTCAACCTGACGCTGAAGGAAACACACTTCCTGGAATGGGTCAACACCAGCTGTCCTCATGTCAA GTTCATCTTCAAAGGCGACGCTGACGTGTACGTCAACGTGGAAAACATACTGGAAATGCTCCAAGATCAAGCCCCGGAGGAGGATCTGTTTATCGGCGATATTATTGTCCACGCTAAACCCATACGCCGACGCTCGTCCAAGTATTACGTCCCTGAGTTTGTGTACGGAGTCGGCCTGTACCCCAACTACGCCGGGGGAGGAGGGTTCGTGATGTCGGGCCACACGGCCCGGAAACTCGGCTCCGCCTGTCAACAG GTGGAGCTGTACCCGATAGACGACGTGTTTCTGGGGATGTGTCTGCAGCTGATCGGCGTCAAGCCTTCGCGCCACCAAGGCTTCCGGACCTTCGGGATCCCCCGGCCGTCCTCGGCGCCGCACCTGCAGACGTTCGACCCGTGTTTCTACCGGGAGCTGATGGTGGTGCACAGTCTGAGCGTGCCCCAGATCTGGCTGATGTGGAACCTGCTGCACGACCCCGAGCTCAGCTGCCACAACCGGAGCAACGGGGCGGCCCGGCCCTTCCggtggagggaggaggaggaggcggcggaGGAGACGGTGGAGGAGGATTATGGACCCAAGCAGGTGTTTGTCACGCACTAG